A single window of Desulfuromonas acetexigens DNA harbors:
- a CDS encoding DUF2442 domain-containing protein, giving the protein MATLAVEIQIPDAVDVLVSEDTLSVDLSDGRTISVPLGWYPRLEYASAEERANWRLIGNGQGIHWDDVDEDISVEGLLAGKSSGESQSSLKRWLQSRRPVS; this is encoded by the coding sequence ATGGCTACTTTGGCGGTTGAAATCCAAATTCCCGACGCGGTGGATGTTTTGGTGAGCGAGGATACTTTGTCCGTCGATCTGTCTGATGGCAGAACGATTTCCGTTCCCTTGGGGTGGTACCCCAGGCTCGAATATGCCAGCGCCGAGGAGAGAGCCAACTGGCGACTGATTGGAAATGGTCAGGGCATTCACTGGGATGACGTCGACGAAGACATCAGCGTCGAAGGACTTCTCGCCGGAAAATCATCCGGGGAAAGCCAATCGTCCCTCAAACGCTGGCTTCAATCCCGAAGACCTGTCAGCTGA
- a CDS encoding ORF6N domain-containing protein — protein MSSPDLIRVERAIRIIRGDKVILDEDLAELYGVEVKRLNEQVRRNLDRFPADFMFQLTNQEFTDLKSQFATASQWGGRRTPPYAFSEQGVAMLSSVLHSKRAVQVNIEIMRTFVRLRKLLASNVELAERLDQLEAKDDGQFRNVFEAIRQLMAPVETKKGRIGFDV, from the coding sequence ATGTCGTCGCCCGATCTCATTCGCGTGGAGCGCGCCATCCGCATCATCCGCGGAGACAAGGTGATTCTCGATGAGGACCTGGCCGAATTGTACGGCGTCGAGGTCAAACGGTTGAACGAGCAGGTCCGCAGGAACTTGGATCGCTTTCCTGCCGACTTCATGTTTCAGCTGACAAATCAGGAATTTACTGACTTGAAGTCGCAATTTGCGACCGCAAGTCAATGGGGCGGTCGGCGCACGCCTCCTTATGCGTTTTCCGAGCAGGGCGTAGCGATGCTCTCCAGCGTGCTGCACAGCAAACGCGCGGTCCAGGTCAACATCGAGATCATGCGAACCTTCGTGCGGCTGCGCAAGCTGCTCGCTTCAAACGTCGAACTGGCCGAGCGCCTCGATCAACTGGAAGCGAAAGACGATGGCCAATTCCGGAACGTGTTCGAGGCGATCCGCCAGTTGATGGCGCCGGTGGAGACAAAGAAAGGGCGGATCGGGTTCGATGTGTGA
- a CDS encoding sulfite exporter TauE/SafE family protein produces MEWLFYLGTGAFAGVLAGLLGVGGGVIIVPLLVFTFTAQHLPEAYILHLALGTSLASIIFTSISSLRAHHRRGAVNWPVVKGISPGILVGTFLGSWVAAQLSTGFLKGFFVVFLYYVATQMLLDIRPKPHRQMPGAGGMFGVGNVIGGVSSLVGIGGGSLSVPFLIWCNLPMHHAVGTSAAIGFPIAVAGAAGYLVNGLMADGLPSGAVGFVYLPALVGIALASICTAPLGVRLAHSLPVPRLKKVFAVFVLIMGTRLLVSMF; encoded by the coding sequence ATGGAATGGCTTTTTTACCTCGGCACCGGCGCCTTCGCCGGAGTGCTCGCCGGGCTGCTCGGCGTCGGCGGCGGGGTGATTATCGTGCCGCTGCTGGTCTTCACCTTCACCGCCCAGCACTTGCCCGAGGCTTACATTCTCCATTTGGCCCTCGGCACCTCCCTGGCCAGCATCATCTTCACTTCCATCTCCAGTTTGCGTGCCCACCATCGTCGGGGGGCGGTTAACTGGCCGGTGGTCAAGGGGATTTCTCCCGGCATCCTGGTCGGCACCTTCCTCGGCTCCTGGGTCGCGGCCCAGCTTTCCACCGGCTTTCTCAAGGGCTTTTTCGTCGTCTTCCTCTACTACGTGGCGACCCAGATGCTCCTCGATATCCGCCCCAAACCGCACCGGCAGATGCCCGGCGCGGGGGGGATGTTCGGGGTCGGCAACGTCATCGGTGGGGTATCGAGCCTGGTCGGTATCGGCGGCGGCAGCCTCTCGGTCCCCTTTCTCATCTGGTGTAACCTGCCCATGCACCACGCCGTCGGCACCTCGGCCGCCATCGGCTTTCCCATCGCCGTCGCCGGCGCCGCCGGTTATCTGGTCAACGGTCTGATGGCCGACGGCCTCCCCTCCGGCGCCGTCGGCTTCGTCTACCTTCCCGCCCTTGTCGGCATCGCCCTCGCCAGCATCTGCACCGCCCCCTTGGGTGTCCGCCTCGCCCACAGCCTCCCCGTCCCCCGCCTGAAAAAAGTCTTCGCGGTTTTTGTGTTGATCATGGGGACGCGGTTGCTGGTGAGTATGTTTTGA
- a CDS encoding YhdH/YhfP family quinone oxidoreductase, producing MTKTNFTALLVEKAGEKEYRRSIVNRSLEDLPPGGLLVRVRYSSLNYKDALSALGKPGVTKNYPHTPGIDAVGEVVECLGGAFAPGDPVIVTGFDLGMNTAGGYGQYIRVSPDWAVRLPDGLSPRESMILGTAGFTAALSVWKLAGAGIGPEAGDILVTGASGGVGSLAVAILAKAGYRVTAATGKAAEKDFLLSLGAAEVISRDEVLAGSDRPMMKERWAGAVDVVGGETLVAAIKSTRYGGAVTCCGLVASPELSMNVFPFILRGVSLLGVDSVQCPMASRLKVWEKLAGDWKPAHLESVVEETTLETLEPKFHAILKGQVKGRVLVKL from the coding sequence ATGACCAAGACGAACTTTACCGCGCTGCTGGTCGAGAAGGCTGGCGAAAAAGAGTACCGCCGTTCCATCGTCAACCGTTCGCTGGAAGATTTGCCCCCCGGCGGGCTGCTGGTGCGGGTGCGCTATTCCTCCCTCAATTACAAGGATGCCCTCTCGGCCCTGGGCAAGCCCGGCGTGACCAAGAACTATCCCCACACCCCGGGGATCGACGCCGTCGGCGAGGTGGTGGAGTGCCTCGGCGGGGCTTTCGCGCCGGGGGATCCGGTGATCGTCACCGGTTTCGATCTGGGGATGAACACCGCCGGTGGCTACGGCCAGTACATCCGGGTCTCCCCGGACTGGGCGGTGCGGCTCCCCGACGGGCTGAGTCCGCGTGAGAGCATGATCCTCGGCACCGCCGGTTTCACCGCCGCCCTGTCGGTATGGAAGCTGGCCGGAGCCGGGATCGGGCCGGAGGCCGGCGACATCCTCGTCACCGGCGCGAGCGGCGGCGTCGGCAGCCTGGCGGTGGCGATCCTGGCCAAGGCCGGCTACCGGGTGACGGCGGCCACGGGGAAGGCGGCGGAGAAGGATTTTCTGCTGTCGCTGGGGGCGGCGGAAGTGATCTCCCGCGATGAGGTGCTGGCCGGGTCGGATCGGCCGATGATGAAAGAGCGCTGGGCCGGGGCGGTCGACGTGGTTGGCGGCGAAACCCTGGTCGCGGCGATCAAATCGACCCGTTACGGCGGGGCGGTGACCTGCTGCGGGCTGGTCGCCTCGCCGGAACTGTCCATGAACGTCTTTCCCTTCATCCTGCGCGGCGTCAGCCTGCTCGGCGTCGATTCGGTGCAATGCCCGATGGCGTCGCGCCTCAAGGTCTGGGAAAAACTTGCGGGCGACTGGAAACCCGCGCATCTGGAAAGCGTCGTCGAAGAAACGACCCTCGAAACCCTGGAACCCAAGTTCCACGCCATCCTCAAGGGGCAGGTCAAAGGGCGGGTGCTGGTGAAGCTGTAG
- a CDS encoding YaeQ family protein, with the protein MALPATIYRVAIQLADVDRNLYQKLQTTVARHPSETAERLLTRVLAYAVAYEEDLAFTKGICAGDEPDLWIKGPDGRVLTWIEVGQPDPERLLKAARHAEQIVLFAYGPARYRWENQHLAKFSAIPNLTIWGIDYDFLQQLVARLQRTINWDLTITEGNLYLNLGDTTLESSLTLLEDGNAVGS; encoded by the coding sequence ATGGCCCTGCCGGCAACCATCTATCGCGTCGCCATCCAGCTTGCGGATGTCGACCGCAACCTCTACCAGAAGTTGCAAACCACCGTCGCCCGCCACCCCTCGGAAACCGCCGAGCGGCTGCTAACGCGGGTTCTCGCCTACGCCGTCGCCTACGAGGAGGATCTGGCTTTCACCAAGGGGATCTGCGCCGGCGACGAGCCCGACCTGTGGATCAAGGGACCGGACGGCCGGGTGCTGACCTGGATCGAGGTTGGCCAGCCCGACCCGGAACGGCTGCTCAAAGCCGCCCGCCACGCCGAACAGATCGTTCTCTTTGCCTACGGACCAGCCCGCTACCGCTGGGAAAACCAGCACTTGGCGAAATTCTCCGCCATCCCCAACCTGACCATCTGGGGGATCGACTACGACTTTCTGCAACAACTGGTTGCCCGCCTGCAACGCACCATCAACTGGGACCTGACCATCACCGAAGGCAACCTCTACCTGAACCTCGGCGACACCACCCTGGAAAGCAGCCTGACCCTGTTGGAAGACGGCAACGCCGTGGGGAGCTAA
- a CDS encoding YbgA family protein encodes MEEKIRIGISACLLGQKVRFDGGHKRDPFLVETLGRYVEYVPVCPEVEVGLPTPREALRLVGEAEAPRLVFSRSGGEITERMQSWAAGRLRELEGENLCGFIFKSRSPSSGMERVKVYDDKGMAHKTGVGIFARAFMAHFPLLPVEEEGRLNDPKLRETFIESLFTLKRWRETADRQRTRGALVDFHTRHKLLILAHGTEIYREMGRLVARADLSVEELYAAYLPLLVKALRLQSTIKKNVNVLQHMLGYFKNQLSADEKREMLEIIEHYHQGLVPLIVPVTLINHFTRKYDQPYLKQQVYLNPHPLELQLRNHG; translated from the coding sequence ATGGAAGAGAAGATCCGGATCGGCATCAGCGCCTGTCTGCTGGGGCAAAAGGTGCGTTTCGACGGCGGGCACAAGCGCGACCCCTTTCTGGTCGAGACCTTGGGGCGCTATGTGGAGTATGTGCCGGTCTGCCCGGAGGTGGAGGTGGGATTGCCGACGCCGCGCGAGGCATTGCGCCTGGTCGGCGAGGCCGAGGCGCCGCGTCTCGTTTTTTCCCGCAGCGGCGGGGAGATCACCGAACGCATGCAATCCTGGGCGGCGGGGCGTCTGCGGGAACTGGAGGGGGAAAATCTCTGCGGTTTCATCTTCAAATCCCGCTCGCCGAGCAGCGGCATGGAGCGGGTCAAGGTTTATGACGACAAGGGAATGGCGCACAAGACCGGGGTGGGAATCTTCGCCCGCGCTTTCATGGCGCACTTCCCGCTGTTGCCGGTGGAGGAGGAGGGGCGGCTCAACGATCCCAAGCTGCGGGAGACTTTCATCGAGAGCCTCTTCACCCTCAAACGCTGGCGGGAGACGGCGGACCGGCAGCGCACCCGGGGGGCGCTGGTCGACTTCCACACCCGGCACAAGCTGCTGATCCTCGCCCACGGCACCGAGATCTATCGGGAAATGGGGCGGCTGGTGGCGCGGGCCGATCTCTCGGTGGAGGAGCTGTACGCCGCCTATCTGCCGCTGCTGGTGAAGGCGCTGCGTCTGCAATCGACCATCAAGAAGAACGTCAACGTTCTGCAGCACATGCTCGGCTATTTCAAAAACCAGCTCAGTGCCGACGAAAAACGCGAGATGCTGGAGATCATCGAGCATTACCACCAGGGGCTGGTGCCGCTCATCGTCCCCGTGACCCTGATCAACCATTTCACGCGCAAATACGACCAGCCCTATCTTAAGCAACAGGTCTACCTCAACCCCCATCCGCTGGAATTGCAGTTGCGCAACCACGGGTAA